In Ignavibacteria bacterium, a single genomic region encodes these proteins:
- a CDS encoding tetratricopeptide repeat protein: protein MRVLHFILHILHLAFERSKQYKISNVKCKILFLLLAPFSLLHAQTSEDFFQKGNELYRQGKFAEAISFYEKVLKKNEESGELYFNLGNAYYKMNDHARAILNYERAIKFSPNDEALNVNLQLANLYVTDNIEPIPSPFYWEMWNAIKSYFSVNQLSWFVVWFFIALLGSIAIFLYTRSFLLKRLFLIFNIIFLFLLVCSTTILVGNALEGTSQRFAVVLTDVVNVKTTPDDNSGDAFVIHRGVKVRLLDTVGDWREIKLADGKVGWMREKEFEEI from the coding sequence ATGAGGGTTTTACATTTTATACTTCACATTTTGCATTTAGCATTTGAACGCTCGAAGCAATATAAAATATCAAATGTAAAATGTAAAATTCTTTTCTTGCTCCTCGCTCCATTCTCCCTGCTTCACGCTCAAACAAGCGAAGATTTTTTTCAAAAAGGAAATGAATTATATCGTCAGGGAAAATTTGCTGAAGCGATTTCTTTTTACGAAAAAGTTTTGAAGAAAAACGAAGAAAGCGGTGAACTTTATTTCAATTTGGGAAATGCGTATTACAAAATGAATGATCACGCACGGGCAATATTAAATTACGAACGAGCGATAAAATTTTCTCCGAACGATGAAGCATTGAATGTAAATTTACAACTTGCGAATTTATACGTTACGGATAACATCGAACCGATTCCTTCGCCGTTTTATTGGGAAATGTGGAACGCAATAAAAAGTTATTTTTCCGTAAATCAACTTTCGTGGTTTGTCGTGTGGTTTTTTATTGCTTTGCTTGGTTCGATTGCAATTTTTCTCTACACGCGAAGTTTTCTTTTAAAGCGTCTCTTTCTTATTTTTAACATAATTTTTTTATTTCTTCTTGTTTGTTCAACAACAATTTTAGTCGGTAACGCACTTGAAGGAACTTCTCAGCGGTTTGCTGTTGTTCTCACAGACGTTGTGAACGTAAAAACAACTCCCGACGATAATAGCGGTGATGCGTTTGTAATTCATCGTGGAGTAAAAGTTCGTTTGCTCGATACTGTTGGCGATTGGCGGGAAATAAAACTTGCCGATGGGAAAGTCGGATGGATGCGGGAAAAAGAGTTTGAGGAAATTTAG
- a CDS encoding DUF2281 domain-containing protein, translated as MHIQYLKDNSGNKTSVIIPLEEWEKFQVQFKKLQGKQETPKSKNGIHKEKKHPKAGCMKGTFILSPDFDEPLEDFKEYME; from the coding sequence ATGCATATACAATATTTAAAAGATAATTCTGGAAATAAAACTTCGGTGATTATTCCGTTGGAAGAATGGGAAAAGTTTCAAGTGCAATTCAAAAAATTGCAAGGGAAACAAGAAACACCGAAATCAAAAAATGGAATACACAAAGAAAAAAAACATCCGAAAGCCGGTTGTATGAAAGGTACATTCATTCTGTCGCCGGATTTTGATGAACCGTTGGAAGATTTCAAAGAGTATATGGAATGA
- a CDS encoding type II toxin-antitoxin system VapC family toxin, with translation MNLLLDTHAFIWLVENDKQLSSKAKSIVEETSNANFISIASLWEIAIKVSLRKIKLQHSFEKTIAMINENGFELLNISTEHTMEASKLKFHHRDPFDRMLIAQAKVEKMTIVGKDEHFDKYKVKRIW, from the coding sequence ATGAATTTACTTCTTGATACTCACGCATTTATTTGGCTTGTTGAAAATGATAAACAACTTTCTTCAAAAGCAAAATCAATTGTGGAAGAAACATCGAATGCCAATTTCATCAGCATTGCATCTCTTTGGGAAATTGCAATTAAAGTGAGTTTGAGAAAAATAAAACTACAACACTCCTTTGAGAAAACTATTGCAATGATAAATGAAAATGGATTTGAGTTACTCAATATTTCTACCGAACATACTATGGAAGCAAGTAAACTAAAATTTCACCATCGCGATCCATTTGATAGAATGCTTATTGCACAAGCGAAAGTTGAGAAAATGACAATTGTGGGAAAAGATGAACACTTCGATAAATACAAAGTGAAACGGATTTGGTAA
- a CDS encoding DUF433 domain-containing protein: MNYNAINIDPEILGGTPVFVGTRVPIQAMFDYLEDGEPLEEFLENFPTVSKEQAIEVLHLAEKFITSEKVLDENFA, translated from the coding sequence ATGAATTACAACGCAATCAATATTGACCCGGAAATTCTTGGTGGAACTCCCGTTTTCGTTGGAACTCGTGTTCCGATTCAAGCAATGTTTGATTATTTGGAAGACGGAGAACCATTAGAAGAATTTTTGGAAAACTTTCCTACCGTTTCTAAAGAGCAAGCGATAGAAGTGTTGCATCTCGCAGAAAAATTCATCACGTCAGAAAAAGTACTTGATGAGAATTTTGCTTGA
- a CDS encoding ATP-binding cassette domain-containing protein — translation MSINVQNLTKAYGTKKAVDDISFDVHSGEIVGFLGPNGAGKTTTMRIITGFLAPTDGTAKVEGFDIHEQQLNVRKSIGYLPEHNPLYLDMNVLDYLEYAAQLQNVEKGKIPHRIREMVGMCGLSSVKHLDIGQLSKGFRQRVGLAQAMIHDPKVMILDEPTSGLDPNQIVEIRNLIRQVGKAKTVLLSTHILPEVEATCDRALIISNGKIVANGTTKELQTQFQGSANVYLEIERDDNATRDVLEMQLKQISSIENAVCTHELDASLSFKLTAAKDSDIRKQVYQFCVQKKLSLLELHSEQTSLEDVFHQLTTEKN, via the coding sequence ATGTCAATTAACGTACAAAATTTGACGAAAGCATACGGCACGAAAAAAGCCGTTGATGATATTTCGTTCGATGTGCATTCGGGAGAAATCGTCGGATTTCTTGGACCGAACGGTGCGGGAAAAACTACGACGATGCGTATCATCACGGGTTTTCTTGCGCCAACAGACGGAACCGCGAAAGTCGAAGGTTTCGATATTCACGAACAACAACTCAATGTTCGCAAAAGCATCGGGTATTTGCCGGAACACAATCCGCTGTATCTTGATATGAACGTGCTCGATTATCTTGAATATGCCGCGCAATTGCAAAACGTCGAGAAAGGAAAAATTCCACATCGCATTCGCGAGATGGTTGGAATGTGTGGACTTTCATCCGTCAAACATCTCGACATCGGGCAACTTTCCAAAGGATTTCGTCAGCGTGTTGGACTTGCGCAAGCAATGATTCACGACCCGAAAGTGATGATTCTCGACGAGCCAACTTCTGGGCTTGACCCGAATCAAATTGTCGAAATCAGAAATCTCATTCGTCAAGTGGGAAAAGCGAAAACGGTTTTGCTTTCTACACACATTCTTCCGGAAGTTGAAGCAACGTGCGACAGAGCATTGATAATCAGCAATGGAAAAATTGTCGCAAACGGAACGACGAAAGAATTGCAAACACAATTTCAAGGAAGCGCAAACGTGTATTTGGAAATTGAACGCGATGACAATGCTACGCGCGACGTTCTCGAAATGCAATTGAAACAAATTTCTTCAATTGAAAATGCAGTATGCACTCACGAACTCGATGCATCGCTTTCATTCAAACTTACTGCGGCAAAAGATTCCGATATTCGCAAACAAGTGTATCAATTTTGCGTACAAAAAAAATTATCGTTACTCGAACTTCACAGCGAACAAACTTCTCTCGAAGATGTTTTCCACCAATTAACAACCGAAAAAAACTAA
- a CDS encoding ABC transporter translates to MNNIKAIFSKELRSFFDSPVAYIVIVVFLGLLGWFFTSSLFLANVASLRTVFEMTPFFLLFFGPAMTMRLISEEKKGGTLELLVTKPIMEYEIVVGKFLATWMLFFVTLLPTLVYFLTISFLGKVDMGPIVGGYIGLMLVGGVFLSLGVLGSSLTENQIVAFIVSFLIVFVLFIFDKILMYFPGSIATILEYLGVDYHFSNIARGVIDTRDLVYYFSMMAVSLMIASVMLEKRKW, encoded by the coding sequence ATGAATAATATCAAAGCAATTTTTAGTAAAGAACTTCGTTCATTTTTTGATTCGCCAGTAGCATACATTGTTATTGTAGTATTTCTTGGGTTACTCGGATGGTTTTTTACGAGTAGTTTATTTCTTGCAAACGTTGCATCATTACGAACTGTATTTGAAATGACTCCGTTCTTTTTGTTGTTCTTCGGTCCAGCGATGACGATGCGATTAATTTCCGAAGAGAAAAAAGGCGGAACGCTCGAGCTTCTCGTAACAAAACCAATTATGGAATACGAAATCGTTGTAGGAAAATTTCTCGCAACCTGGATGTTGTTTTTCGTAACGCTTCTTCCAACGCTCGTGTATTTTCTGACGATTTCATTTCTCGGAAAAGTTGATATGGGACCAATCGTCGGCGGTTATATCGGGCTAATGTTGGTTGGCGGTGTATTTCTTTCGCTTGGCGTTCTTGGTTCATCGCTTACGGAAAATCAAATCGTTGCGTTCATTGTCAGTTTTCTGATTGTGTTCGTGCTGTTTATTTTCGATAAGATACTAATGTATTTTCCGGGAAGCATCGCAACAATTTTAGAATATCTTGGCGTGGATTATCATTTCTCCAACATCGCTCGCGGCGTTATTGATACTCGCGATTTAGTGTATTACTTTTCGATGATGGCGGTTTCTCTGATGATTGCTTCGGTGATGTTGGAAAAGAGAAAGTGGTAA
- a CDS encoding DUF2281 domain-containing protein: protein MTNALLHKKIDSLPEQIKSEVMHYLDFLLQKKNNSLKKKRSKAGFLKGTFVMKENFDEPLEDFKEYME, encoded by the coding sequence ATGACAAACGCTTTACTTCACAAAAAAATAGATTCACTTCCCGAGCAAATAAAATCGGAAGTGATGCACTATCTTGATTTTCTTTTACAAAAGAAAAATAATTCATTGAAAAAGAAACGCTCAAAAGCAGGATTTCTCAAAGGTACTTTTGTTATGAAAGAAAACTTTGATGAACCATTGGAAGATTTTAAAGAGTATATGGAATGA